A portion of the Rhinopithecus roxellana isolate Shanxi Qingling chromosome 19, ASM756505v1, whole genome shotgun sequence genome contains these proteins:
- the HIGD1B gene encoding HIG1 domain family member 1B, with protein sequence MSANRRWWVPPDDEDSVSEKLLRKTRESPLMPIGLGGCLVVAAYRIYRLRSRGSTKMSIHLIHTRVAAQACAVGAIMLGAVYTMYSDYMKRMAQDAGEK encoded by the exons ATGTCTGCTAACAGACGCTGGTGGGTACCACCTGACGACGAAGACAGTGTGTCTGAGAAGCTCCTGAGGAAGACTCGGGAATCTCCGCTGATGCCTATAG GCTTAGGAGGCTGCTTGGTGGTAGCAGCATACAGGATTTACCGGCTGAGGTCTCGTGGTTCCACCAAGATGTCAATACACCTGATTCACACCCGAGTGGCAGCGCAGGCCTGTGCAGTGGGTGCAATCATGCTAG GTGCTGTGTACACAATGTACAGTGATTACATGAAGAGGATGGCACAGGATGCTGGAGAGAAGTAG